Within the Leptospira johnsonii genome, the region ATGCCGGTACCACCGGTATACGTACTTTCTGTTTTAGTAAATCCGGGACCGTGATCTCAAGCGCATATTCCGAATTTAAACAATACTTTCCAAAACCCGGTTGGGTGGAACATGACCCTGAAGAGATCTGGGCAAAAACTGAAAAGCTTATCCTTAAGGCAATTCGCAACGGAAAGTTAAAGCCGGAAAAAGCGGTAGCGATAGGGATTACCAACCAAAGAGAAACCACCGTATTATTCGATAAGGATACTGCCGCACCGGTTTACAACGCGATCGTTTGGCAATGTCGTAGGACTTCCGACTTCTGCTCCGGATTAAAGAGAGAAGGTTTAGAGCCCACATTCAGAAGAAAAACAGGACTCGTAGTAGACGCATATTTCAGCGGGACCAAGATCAGATGGATCTTGGACAATGTAAAAGGTGTTCGTGCAAAAGCAGAAAAAGGAAAGGTACTGTTTGGGACCATCGATACTTATTTATTGTATCGTTTGACTGCCGGAAAATCCCATAAAACGGATCATACGAACGCGAGTAGAACTCTTATCTTCAATATTGAAAAGAAAGAATGGGATAAGGAACTATTAAAGATCTTACAAATACCTGAGGCTATTCTTCCTGAAACCCATAACTCCAGTAGTCTATTCGGAAGAACGGAAGGTGTGAAAGGCCTGCCTGATGGGATCCCAATCTCTTCTTTAGTAGGAGACCAACAGGGAGCGCTATTTGGACAATTGTGCACGGAACCAGGAGAAGCAAAGAATACATACGGAACCGGATGTTTTTTACTTTTTAACACAGGAAACAAATTACAAATTTCTAAAAACAATCTGATCACGACTCTTGCCTGCGGCCCGGAAGGAAAAACGGTCTATTGCCTAGAAGGTTCTATTTTCATCGGTGGAGCTGTAATCCAGTATCTCAGAGACAATCTTAGATTCTTTAAGGAATCCAAACTTTCAGAAAAAATGGCCGCTTCCGTTACCAAGGACGATGAGGTAGTCTTTGTGCCTGCATTCTCCGGTTTAGGAGCGCCTTATTGGGATATGAACGCGAGAGGTGCGATCTTAGGCCTGACTAGAGATACCACACAAGAACAGATCACCAGGGCAGCATTAAAATCAATCGCATTACAATCTTATGAATTAGTGGAAGCGATGGAAAATGATACTGGCTCGAAATTGAAAGTCCTAAAAGTGGATGGGGGAGCTACTGCTAATAATTGGCTCATGCAATACCAAGCGGATATACTAGGTAAGAAGATTGTAAGGCCTTCTAACCTGGATACAACCGTTTTGGGTGCGGCATATCTTGCTGGATTGGAACGAGGTTTTTATTCTTCCGTAAACGATCTGAAGAAAAACCAAAAAACAAGTAAGGAATTTACTCCTAAGCTAAGTTCCAGTTTGAGAGAAAAAGAGATCCGAGTCTGGAAGAATTCCGTAAAAAGAATACTCACTTCCGAATCTTAATTAGTAAGAAAAAGAGAGCAGGCTAAATTCCAAGGGTTTTCTTTCGGAGTTGATGCCTGCTCCTATGATTAGTTTTGCCTGATCGTATTTAGGGATCTCTAAAATAGAATCCGCAGAAATTTTAAAAAACTCATATTGGTCTCTCTCCTTCTTGGAAAGATAGATATCGATTCGAACGACTTCCATATATTTCAAGATACGAAAAAGGATTTTGTCCTTTGTGACAGCATAAAGTTCTATTTGGTTAGAAGTTCGATTCAGATTAAACTTCTCTGAGTGTATTCCTTCGAACTCTATTGGAGTCTTGGAAGTTTCCTCTTCTGCAGAATCTTTATATACCGGGAAATTCCCTTCTTCATAATAGATCCTTCTGGAAAAGCGTCTGAATATTTCTTTCTCCACGATTTCTGGAAAGGATTCCCCTGGTTCCGGTTTTTTACTCGGACCATCTAAGATCTGTCTCCATTTGTTCTTGGAAACATTCTTCTCTACCATTTTACGAACCGGAGGAGAAAGTTTTGCGACCGAATACTTTAAGATCCTTTCATCCAATTTATTTAGAATAGAATTTAAAAATGGTCCATGTATCAAAGGAAGTATCTCAATGGAGAAGATCCGGTCCCTTAAAAATTTTGCGAATTCAATCTCATAAGTGAATAGGTTAGACACCAGCTCCTGTTCTTCTCTAGGAGTACCTGCGTATAAGATCTTTACCAAACGAAATAAATACGTTTTACTTTCCGGATCAAAATATAGATCTTCTATTTTTCTGATCACTTCTTCTTCATTCAGTTCAGGGTTCACAATATCTCTAAGAGAAAGATATTTTGTGGAGAACATTCTTTTTCGGAACATTCTATAGAGTGTAAACTTTCCGGTTTGGATACTTCCGATTTGGGTCTGTAGATTTTCTCTCAGAATGAGAATAGGTGCAGTTGGATTTCCTACGATAGGATAAGGATTGGAACGAATCGTATAGCGAGAGCCTTGAAAAATTTCCTCGGAATCTTTTGGAAATTTAGAATCTTCAGAATACAGCAAACTGTTTGCTAATTTTAAATAAGGAGGAGTTTTGATTGCGGAACTTTGAGTGGTTTTACGATCGTATTCCAACTCATATAGAAACTTTGGGATGAGTGCTGCCTGCGAATATAAATAAGGAAGTTCTTCAATTTCCCTTAAAGGAAAATCGTAAAAGGGAGAAATTTTAGAATGCACCCTTGCTACAGAATCAGGATTACAAAATAAAAAATGATAGTTCTCTCCCTCGAAGTAGATCATGGGAACTTACGAAAGGATTAATCTTCTTCTATTAGTAGATCCGGATGTAAAACGGAAAGACCTGGCGCTATTGTCTCTCTTTTGGAAAGTTTAGAAACCAGTTGTTTTTTGAATTGGGTCCAGTCGTAGGTCTCTTTTAAGGAATCTAACTCTTCTTCGAAACCGTATTGCAAAAAGTCCAAGGTCTCTTCTTCCGTAAGTCCTGTTACAAGACTACTGTCGGAAACGACCCTTAAAATTTTACGAATGTCTCTCTCGTTCCAGAGTAGGATTCCTGAAAGTCGTACGACCCAATATTCATGGTCCATTCTTACAGAGTCGTAAAATTATTCTCTTTATTCAAGAGTAAATTAGGACCTTAAAATTTTCTGATCACAAGAAGAGTCATATCGTCTTGGATTCTTCCGCCGGTATGTTTTACAACGTCGGAAAATAGATCGTCTATTAGTTTGCGGATATTTTTCTTGGGAGCCGTTTCTAAAAATTTGTATAAGTTCTCGCCATAGTATCCGCCAATACTTCTATTCTTTTGTTCGAATAGACCATCGGTAAAACAGAACAGAATATCATCCCTATCCATTTTAAAACTTTGGGAAGGTTTCGGCTTTTTAAGAGGAGAATTCATCACTGTAGAAAGGAATTTGCCGTCCGTACTTAGTACATAGGTTTTGTCTTCTTTGCTCTTATATAAAACTAGACTTGGGTGGATCCCAGAATGGTGAAAATTTCCTTTATTATCAGCCTTCATCAGTAGGAAGGTCGCATACAAACTTCTGTGAATATGAGGGAAGGCGTTTGTTCTTTCTTCTAATTGTTCCAATATCTGGTCTATGATCTCATGAGGAGTTTCGAATTTATGGACCAGATGGCTCATTTGGTTCATGATCATTAGGCTGAATAAGCCCGCCACATACCCGTGACCGGAAGTATCTCCGATCCCCATCCAATAATTTCCCTCATTGTCTTTTAGGAAATTATAGAAGTCCCCACCGATAGGGTTATAGGTCATACACCTTCCGCGGATCTCATAGTTTTCGTCAACGTAGTCCAGAGGAAGAACGTAGTTTTGCATCCTACTGTCCCCTCTACGGAAACGTTTGATGATCTTTCCGAATTCCTGTTCTCTTGGGAGTATCTTCTCAGTTAGAAACAGAACGAATGCAGAAAAATTAATGAATAATGTAAAACAAGATACTAGAAGTAAAACAATCGGAACTCGGACAGGCGGAGTATAAAATTTGAGTCCTATTCCCAAACAACCTATAATAGAAAGATTCAGCACGATCAGGACCGGCCAGGCATCTTTCATGTACTGCTTGATCGTAGTAGAACTTCTCATCTTATCTTAAAATAGGCATGGCCTTGGTATTCCTTCTTGGAATAATTCCTGCGAGAGATCCGAAATAATTCGTCTTCAGCATACGGTGTATTTGTGCCTTCTACTACACCGAAAGGTTTTTCTCTGTATCCGGACTCATAGATCATAGGAATTAGGGAATCGTTAGAAGGATCGTAATGATACAATAGTTTGTGAGAAGATTCCAGGAAATTTATTTCCTGCCTTAAGATTTGTTTTCCATCTTTC harbors:
- a CDS encoding PP2C family protein-serine/threonine phosphatase, encoding MRSSTTIKQYMKDAWPVLIVLNLSIIGCLGIGLKFYTPPVRVPIVLLLVSCFTLFINFSAFVLFLTEKILPREQEFGKIIKRFRRGDSRMQNYVLPLDYVDENYEIRGRCMTYNPIGGDFYNFLKDNEGNYWMGIGDTSGHGYVAGLFSLMIMNQMSHLVHKFETPHEIIDQILEQLEERTNAFPHIHRSLYATFLLMKADNKGNFHHSGIHPSLVLYKSKEDKTYVLSTDGKFLSTVMNSPLKKPKPSQSFKMDRDDILFCFTDGLFEQKNRSIGGYYGENLYKFLETAPKKNIRKLIDDLFSDVVKHTGGRIQDDMTLLVIRKF
- the glpK gene encoding glycerol kinase GlpK produces the protein MSEYIIGIDAGTTGIRTFCFSKSGTVISSAYSEFKQYFPKPGWVEHDPEEIWAKTEKLILKAIRNGKLKPEKAVAIGITNQRETTVLFDKDTAAPVYNAIVWQCRRTSDFCSGLKREGLEPTFRRKTGLVVDAYFSGTKIRWILDNVKGVRAKAEKGKVLFGTIDTYLLYRLTAGKSHKTDHTNASRTLIFNIEKKEWDKELLKILQIPEAILPETHNSSSLFGRTEGVKGLPDGIPISSLVGDQQGALFGQLCTEPGEAKNTYGTGCFLLFNTGNKLQISKNNLITTLACGPEGKTVYCLEGSIFIGGAVIQYLRDNLRFFKESKLSEKMAASVTKDDEVVFVPAFSGLGAPYWDMNARGAILGLTRDTTQEQITRAALKSIALQSYELVEAMENDTGSKLKVLKVDGGATANNWLMQYQADILGKKIVRPSNLDTTVLGAAYLAGLERGFYSSVNDLKKNQKTSKEFTPKLSSSLREKEIRVWKNSVKRILTSES